A genome region from Penaeus monodon isolate SGIC_2016 chromosome 14, NSTDA_Pmon_1, whole genome shotgun sequence includes the following:
- the LOC119581009 gene encoding uncharacterized protein LOC119581009, translated as MGLRSRESLVWGLGLTLLCVAVGVLGHGRLMYPPSRSSAWRLGFDTPQNYNDNELFCGGFGIQYGQNGGKCGVCGDNWADPQPRDNEAGGTYGTGLITANFTKGQVITVEIDLTTSHIGHFEFRLCVNNAPDKIITDECLDEHLLQLADGSGPFFTVPDFNEAYFYIDMKLPDDVECFQCVLQWHYQTGNSWGDCGNDTTALGCGDQEVFRGCSDIGIYA; from the exons ATGGGTCTTCGTTCTCGTGAATCCCTGGTATGGGGACTCGGCCTGACCTTGCTCTGCGTGGCCGTCGGCGTCCTAGGCCACGGGCGGCTGATGTACCCTCCGAGTAGGTCGTCAGCTTGGAGACTCGGCTTCGACACCCCGCagaactacaatgataatgagcTCTTTTGCGGGGGCTTCGGG ATCCAGTACGGACAGAACGGCGGGAAGTGCGGCGTCTGCGGCGACAACTGGGCTGATCCGCAACCCCGAGACAACGAGGCTGGAGGAACGTACGGGACGGGGCTTATCACCGCTAATTTCACCAAGGGACAG GTGATCACAGTCGAAATAGATTTAACCACGAGCCACATCGGGCACTTCGAGTTCCGTCTCTGCGTCAACAACGCTCCAGACAAAATTATTACCGACGAGTGTCTCGACGAACACCTCCTGCAGTTGGCTGACGGTTCTGGGCCGTTCTTCACCGTTCCGGATTTC AATGAGGCTTACTTTTACATCGACATGAAGCTTCCGGACGACGTGGAGTGCTTCCAGTGTGTCCTTCAGTGGCATTACCAGACAG GTAATTCATGGGGAGACTGTGGTAATGACACAACAGCCTTGGGTTGTGGCGACCAAGAGGTTTTCAGAGGCTGCTCTGATATCGGAATCTATGCTTAG